The genomic DNA CGCGGCCGCCGAGCGGTGGTCGTGACCGGGCATGCGCATCCACGCCATCGGCTCGGGATTGGTGACCGTGGCTCGCGCCAGGGTGAGCCAGCCCAGCATCATCCCGAGCTCGGTGCGCTGGGTGTCGGCCACCTGTTGGGCCAGCAGCCGCACGGTCGGATCGACATCGTCGGCCAGCCGCTGAGTGAGCAGGAGCGCCTGCTGGTGGTGCGCGGTCATGTCCTGCACGAAGGCGATCTCCACCGGGCCGAGTACCGGAGCGGGCTCGGCCCGGTCGGCGATCAGCAGCGGCCGGGCCGCCGCGCCGAGCGCGAACAGCCACAGCGCCGTACAGACCGCCGCGCCGACGGCGAGCCCGCCGCGCACAGTCACGACCCGACGGTGGAGAGCTGGTCGGCCGGCGGGGTGTAGACCGCCGGATCGAGCTTCAAGGTCATGAACCCGTTGTCGGTGCACGTCACGTACAGCATGTCCCCGCGCCACTCCGGGGGCGAGAAGCACCAATCGCTGGACAGATCGCCGCCCAAGACCATGCCGCTGCGCTCACCGAGCGCCTGAGCGGGATCGAATCGACCTGCCACGCCGGACTGCAGCACCGCGGGCAACTCCAGAACAGGGACGCCGATGATCGAGGCCACCGCGTGTACGGAGTTCCACAGTTCCGGGCCGCGGCCGGTCTGCGCGGGCGGGTTGTAGTAGGCGATTTCGCGGGGATGGAACGGGTCGCGCACATCGAACACCCTGACCCCCGAGGAGGCCCAGCCGCAGGCCAGAGCGGTGGGGTCCACCGGGCGGTCGGCGGCGCAGTAGTGCGAGTCGTAGGCGAACAGCGAGCCGCCCATCGCCGAGGCCAGCATCGAATCCTGGTGATGCGGCAGATTGACCTCGAGTTTGATCGCGTGCGCGATC from Nocardia higoensis includes the following:
- a CDS encoding DUF305 domain-containing protein, with amino-acid sequence MTVRGGLAVGAAVCTALWLFALGAAARPLLIADRAEPAPVLGPVEIAFVQDMTAHHQQALLLTQRLADDVDPTVRLLAQQVADTQRTELGMMLGWLTLARATVTNPEPMAWMRMPGHDHRSAAAESATMPGAVTQDELDRLAVARGRDSEVMFLRLMQRHHQGAVVMAQAADRLLSSGPVKLAARDMITSQGREAGLMGMMLARMQN